In Gadus chalcogrammus isolate NIFS_2021 chromosome 23, NIFS_Gcha_1.0, whole genome shotgun sequence, a genomic segment contains:
- the idi1 gene encoding isopentenyl-diphosphate Delta-isomerase 1 codes for MARGLWAALQVLRSCTHKAPALLQSNLPVLSRVAAFRIPSFCPHSSIYTSPLSSFSEARKHNSSVKMPEINTDNLDEKQVQLLAEMCILIDENDCKIGADTKKNCHLNANIDKGLLHRAFSVFIFNSEEKLLLQQRSDAKITFPGCYTNTCCSHPLHMASEMEEKDAIGVRNAAQRRLQAELGIPIEQVTPEEMTYLTRIHYKAQSDGVWGEHEIDYILFLQKDVDLSPDPNEIQSHCYVTKEELKDMLEKAKRNELAITPWFLLIAETFLFKWWDNLQNLKQFMDHDQIHRM; via the exons ATGGCGAGGGGTTTGTGGGCGGCGCTACAAGTATTGAGGTCCTGCACCCACAAGGCACCAGCTTTGTTGCAATCAAATTTACCTGTCTTGAGTCGGGTAGCAGCTTTTAGGATCCCATCATTTTGCCCTCACTCTTCGATCTACACCAGCCCTTTATCAAG CTTCAGTGAGGCGAGAAAGCATAATTCCTCAGTCAAAATGCCGGAAATAAACACCGATAACTTGGACGAGAAGCAGGTGCAGCTTCTTGCAGAGATGTGCATTCTCATCGACGAAAACGACTGTAAGATTGGAGCGGATACAAAGAAGAACTGTCACCTGAACGCCAACATTGATAAAG GTCTATTACACAGAGCTTTCAGCGTCTTCATTTTCAACAGTGAGGAGAAGCTTCTTTTGCAACAGAGGTCTGACGCTAAAATCACCTTTCCAG GctgttacacaaacacatgctgcaGTCATCCTTTGCACATGGCCAgtgagatggaggagaaggatgcCATCGGAGTCAGGAATGCTGCTCAGAGGAGGCTGCAAGCGGAACTAGGAATCCCCATTGAACAG gtgacCCCAGAGGAGATGACCTACCTGACCAGAATCCATTACAAGGCCCAGTCTGATGGCGTCTGGGGGGAGCACGAAATTGACTACATCCTCTTTCTACAGAAG GACGTGGATCTGAGCCCGGACCCCAACGAGATCCAGAGCCACTGCTATGTCACCAAGGAAGAGCTGAAGGACATGTTGGAGAAGGCCAAGCGCAACGAGCTGGCCATCACCCCTTGGTTCCTCCTCATCGCAGAGACCTTCCTCTTCAAGTGGTGGGACAACCTGCAGAACCTCAAGCAGTTCATGGATCACGACCAAATCCACCGCATGTGA
- the wdr37 gene encoding WD repeat-containing protein 37 isoform X2 produces the protein MPVESGSSSSASAARHPKQKRKAHSLSIRRTNSTEERPPGMHRDMLEGQDSKLPLSLRNNLLDLFGQIEREFENLYIENLELRREIDSLNERLTGDGQILEGGDPNKGALKAKASHSTSQLSQKLKTTYKASTSKIVSSFKATTGSRAICQLLKEYVGHRDGIWDLGITRTQPVVLGTASADHSALLWSIETGKCVLRYAGHAGSVNSIKFHPTEQMALTASGDQTAHIWRYMVQLPAPPPQPDATASCDDDPDLSDREDGDLDGEGPGEVPTIRVATATLKSHQGVVIAADWLVGGRQVVTASWDRAANLYEVETSELVHTLTGHDQELTHCCTHPSQRLVVTSSRDTTFRLWDFRDPSIHSVNVFQGHTDTVTSAVFTVGDNVVSGSDDRTVKVWDLKNMRSPIATIRTDSAVNRLSVSTNQRIIALPHDNRQVRLFDMNGVRLARLPRSNRMGHRRMVCCSAWNEENQSCNLFTCGFDRQAIGWNINIPALLQEK, from the exons ATGCCTGTTGAGAGCGGAAGCAGCAGCTCTGCTTCGGCTGCCCGTCACCCCAAGCAGAAGCGCAAGGCCCACAGCCTTTCCATACGTCGCACAAACAGCACGGAGGAGAGGCCGCCTGGTATGCACAGAGACATGCTGGAGGGACAG GATTCCAAGCTCCCCCTATCCTTGCGAAATAATCTCCTTGATCTTTTCGGGCAGAtcgagagagagtttgagaatCTGTACATCGAAAACCTTGAAT TGCGTCGAGAGATCGATTCCCTGAACGAGCGTCTGACTGGTGATGGACAgatcctggaggggggagacccCAATAAGGGGGCTCTCAAAGCAAAAG CGAGCCATAGCACCAGTCAACTGTCCCAGAAGCTGAAGACGACATACAAAGCCTCTACCAGCAAG ATTGTGTCCAGTTTCAAGGCCACCACCGGCTCGCGGGCTATCTGCCAGCTGCTGAAGGAGTATGTTGGCCACAGGGATGGCATCTGGGACCTGGGCATCACCCGGACCCAGCCCGTGGTGCTTGGAACCGCCTCTGCAG ATCACTCTGCTCTGCTGTGGAGCATCGAGACAGGGAAGTGTGTTCTGAGGTATGCCGGCCACGCAGGATCAG TCAACTCTATCAAGTTCCACCCCACCGAGCAGATGGCTTTAACAG CCTCTGGAGACCAGACGGCACACATCTGGCGGTACATGGTGCAGCTGCCCGCCCCCCCGCCTCAACCCGATGCCACC gcctctTGCGACGATGACCCAGACCTGTCGGACCGAGAGGATGGGGACCTGGACGGAGAGGGTCCCGGCGAGGTGCCCACCATCCGCGTTGCCACGGCAACCCTGAAGAGCCACCAGGGCGTGGTGATCGCCGCCGATTGGCTGGTCGGGGGCCGACAGGTGGTGACGGCGTCCTGGGACCGTGCGGCTAACCTGTACGAAGTGGAGACCTCGGAGCTGGTCCACACGCTGACTG gccatGACCAGGAGCTGACCCACTGCTGCACCCACCCGTCTCAGCGGCTGGTGGTGACGTCGTCCAGAGACACCACCTTCAGACTGTGGGACTTCAGGGACCCTTCCATTCACTCTGTCAACGTCTTCCAGGGACACACAGA CACGGTGACGTCAGCGGTCTTCACCGTGGGCGACAACGTGGTCTCGGGAAGCGACGACCGCACCGTCAAGGTGTGGGACCTGAAGAACATGCGGTCGCCCATAGCAACCATCCGCACCGACTCAGCCGTCAATAG GCTGAGCGTGTCCACCAACCAGCGGATCATCGCCCTGCCGCACGACAACCGCCAGGTCCGCCTCTTCGACATGAACGGCGTGAGGCTGGCCAGGCTCCCTCGCAGCAACAGAATG GGCCACCGGCGCATGGTGTGCTGCTCGGCGTGGAACGAGGAGAACCAGTCGTGCAACCTGTTCACGTGCGGCTTCGACCGCCAGGCCATCGGCTGGAACATCAACATCCCCGCCCTGCTGCAGGAGAAGTGA
- the wdr37 gene encoding WD repeat-containing protein 37 isoform X1 codes for MPVESGSSSSASAARHPKQKRKAHSLSIRRTNSTEERPPGMHRDMLEGQDSKLPLSLRNNLLDLFGQIEREFENLYIENLELRREIDSLNERLTGDGQILEGGDPNKGALKAKASHSTSQLSQKLKTTYKASTSKCLCTFHGKVGAPRGFSVATWELLCGDSWIVSSFKATTGSRAICQLLKEYVGHRDGIWDLGITRTQPVVLGTASADHSALLWSIETGKCVLRYAGHAGSVNSIKFHPTEQMALTASGDQTAHIWRYMVQLPAPPPQPDATASCDDDPDLSDREDGDLDGEGPGEVPTIRVATATLKSHQGVVIAADWLVGGRQVVTASWDRAANLYEVETSELVHTLTGHDQELTHCCTHPSQRLVVTSSRDTTFRLWDFRDPSIHSVNVFQGHTDTVTSAVFTVGDNVVSGSDDRTVKVWDLKNMRSPIATIRTDSAVNRLSVSTNQRIIALPHDNRQVRLFDMNGVRLARLPRSNRMGHRRMVCCSAWNEENQSCNLFTCGFDRQAIGWNINIPALLQEK; via the exons ATGCCTGTTGAGAGCGGAAGCAGCAGCTCTGCTTCGGCTGCCCGTCACCCCAAGCAGAAGCGCAAGGCCCACAGCCTTTCCATACGTCGCACAAACAGCACGGAGGAGAGGCCGCCTGGTATGCACAGAGACATGCTGGAGGGACAG GATTCCAAGCTCCCCCTATCCTTGCGAAATAATCTCCTTGATCTTTTCGGGCAGAtcgagagagagtttgagaatCTGTACATCGAAAACCTTGAAT TGCGTCGAGAGATCGATTCCCTGAACGAGCGTCTGACTGGTGATGGACAgatcctggaggggggagacccCAATAAGGGGGCTCTCAAAGCAAAAG CGAGCCATAGCACCAGTCAACTGTCCCAGAAGCTGAAGACGACATACAAAGCCTCTACCAGCAAG TGTTTATGCACCTTCCACGGCAAGGTGGGGGCTCCACGTGGTTTCAGTGTGGCCACATGGGAATTGTTGTGTGGAGATTCATGG ATTGTGTCCAGTTTCAAGGCCACCACCGGCTCGCGGGCTATCTGCCAGCTGCTGAAGGAGTATGTTGGCCACAGGGATGGCATCTGGGACCTGGGCATCACCCGGACCCAGCCCGTGGTGCTTGGAACCGCCTCTGCAG ATCACTCTGCTCTGCTGTGGAGCATCGAGACAGGGAAGTGTGTTCTGAGGTATGCCGGCCACGCAGGATCAG TCAACTCTATCAAGTTCCACCCCACCGAGCAGATGGCTTTAACAG CCTCTGGAGACCAGACGGCACACATCTGGCGGTACATGGTGCAGCTGCCCGCCCCCCCGCCTCAACCCGATGCCACC gcctctTGCGACGATGACCCAGACCTGTCGGACCGAGAGGATGGGGACCTGGACGGAGAGGGTCCCGGCGAGGTGCCCACCATCCGCGTTGCCACGGCAACCCTGAAGAGCCACCAGGGCGTGGTGATCGCCGCCGATTGGCTGGTCGGGGGCCGACAGGTGGTGACGGCGTCCTGGGACCGTGCGGCTAACCTGTACGAAGTGGAGACCTCGGAGCTGGTCCACACGCTGACTG gccatGACCAGGAGCTGACCCACTGCTGCACCCACCCGTCTCAGCGGCTGGTGGTGACGTCGTCCAGAGACACCACCTTCAGACTGTGGGACTTCAGGGACCCTTCCATTCACTCTGTCAACGTCTTCCAGGGACACACAGA CACGGTGACGTCAGCGGTCTTCACCGTGGGCGACAACGTGGTCTCGGGAAGCGACGACCGCACCGTCAAGGTGTGGGACCTGAAGAACATGCGGTCGCCCATAGCAACCATCCGCACCGACTCAGCCGTCAATAG GCTGAGCGTGTCCACCAACCAGCGGATCATCGCCCTGCCGCACGACAACCGCCAGGTCCGCCTCTTCGACATGAACGGCGTGAGGCTGGCCAGGCTCCCTCGCAGCAACAGAATG GGCCACCGGCGCATGGTGTGCTGCTCGGCGTGGAACGAGGAGAACCAGTCGTGCAACCTGTTCACGTGCGGCTTCGACCGCCAGGCCATCGGCTGGAACATCAACATCCCCGCCCTGCTGCAGGAGAAGTGA